Proteins encoded within one genomic window of uncultured Draconibacterium sp.:
- the der gene encoding ribosome biogenesis GTPase Der: MSSRIVAIVGRPNVGKSTLFNRLIEQRKAIVDETAGVTRDRNYGKGEWIGVEYSVIDTGGYVVNSEDVFEAEINKQVHLAIDEADVIMFVVDVEAGITDLDDAIANILRRSKKEIVLVVNKVDNHNRILDAQEFYGLGLGEIYCISSMTGSGTGDMLDALVAKFPSKESLEEEHELPHLSVVGRPNVGKSSFINALIGEDRNIVTDVAGTTRDSIHTRYNKFGHDFMIVDTAGLRKKGKVSEDLEFYSVLRSVRTIENSDVCLLLIDATRGVEAQDMNILNLIIKNKKGVVILVNKWDLIDKDTMTTKKMTQEIHDRLAPFTDVPIIFISALTKQRVHKALEVAMQVHENRKQRIKTSELNEILLEAIENYGPPSVKGKYIKIKYCTQLPSPTPAFALFANLPQYIKEPYKRYIENQLRDNFNLTGVPIQIYFRQK, translated from the coding sequence ATGAGCAGCAGAATAGTAGCTATAGTAGGACGCCCGAATGTTGGGAAATCAACCCTGTTTAATCGTTTGATTGAACAACGCAAAGCCATTGTTGACGAAACAGCCGGTGTTACCCGCGACCGTAATTACGGTAAAGGCGAGTGGATTGGCGTTGAATATTCGGTGATTGACACCGGTGGTTATGTGGTAAATTCGGAAGATGTTTTTGAAGCAGAGATCAACAAACAAGTGCATCTGGCCATTGATGAGGCCGATGTAATTATGTTTGTGGTTGATGTGGAAGCCGGAATTACCGATTTAGACGATGCCATCGCCAATATTTTACGTCGCAGCAAAAAGGAGATTGTCCTGGTAGTTAACAAAGTAGATAACCATAACAGGATTTTGGATGCACAGGAATTTTATGGATTAGGATTGGGCGAAATCTATTGTATCTCGTCGATGACCGGAAGCGGAACCGGCGATATGTTGGATGCACTGGTTGCCAAATTCCCGAGTAAAGAATCGCTGGAAGAAGAGCACGAATTGCCTCACTTGTCGGTTGTTGGCCGCCCAAATGTGGGTAAATCGTCGTTTATTAATGCATTGATTGGCGAAGACCGCAACATTGTAACCGATGTGGCCGGAACAACACGCGATTCCATTCATACCCGATACAATAAGTTTGGTCACGATTTTATGATCGTTGACACGGCCGGACTGCGCAAAAAAGGAAAAGTAAGCGAAGACCTAGAGTTTTACTCGGTATTGCGTTCGGTACGTACCATCGAAAATTCGGATGTTTGTTTATTGTTGATCGATGCCACCCGTGGCGTGGAAGCGCAGGACATGAACATCCTGAACCTGATCATAAAAAATAAAAAGGGAGTGGTTATTTTGGTGAACAAGTGGGATTTGATTGACAAAGACACAATGACCACCAAAAAAATGACACAGGAAATTCACGATCGTTTAGCTCCTTTTACCGACGTGCCGATCATTTTTATTTCGGCCTTAACAAAACAGCGCGTGCACAAAGCATTGGAAGTTGCCATGCAGGTACACGAAAACCGCAAGCAGCGTATTAAAACTTCGGAGTTGAATGAAATTCTGTTGGAAGCCATTGAAAATTACGGGCCTCCATCGGTTAAAGGTAAATACATAAAAATTAAGTATTGTACGCAGTTGCCATCGCCAACACCGGCGTTTGCATTGTTTGCCAATTTGCCGCAATACATTAAAGAGCCTTATAAAAGGTATATCGAAAACCAGTTGCGCGACAACTTTAATCTTACCGGCGTACCTATTCAAATTTATTTCAGACAGAAATAA
- the era gene encoding GTPase Era codes for MAHKAGFVNIVGNPNVGKSTIMNALVGEKLSIITQKMQTTRHRIKGIVSGEDFQIVYSDTPGILKPSYKLQESMMKFVDTALIDADVILFVTDVKEKVDKNPEYIEKVRKSNMPVIVLLNKIDLSNQEEVLKLYEHWSNTFPGADVFPISALEKFNIEPIFDRILDHLPEGPAFFSKEQLTDRNERFFMQEIIREKILLHYQKEIPYSVEVEVEEFKEEEKIINIRTVIYVSRDSQKGIIIGHQGKMIKRVGTEARADAEEFFDKKIFLELYVKVAKDWREKDGQLKKFGYDKF; via the coding sequence ATGGCACATAAAGCAGGATTTGTGAACATTGTTGGCAACCCGAATGTGGGTAAATCAACAATAATGAATGCACTGGTAGGCGAAAAACTGTCTATCATCACCCAAAAGATGCAAACCACGCGCCACCGCATTAAAGGCATTGTAAGTGGCGAAGATTTCCAGATTGTTTATTCCGATACTCCCGGTATTCTGAAGCCAAGTTATAAGCTTCAGGAATCGATGATGAAGTTTGTTGATACAGCTTTGATTGATGCCGATGTGATTCTTTTTGTTACCGATGTAAAAGAGAAGGTGGACAAAAATCCGGAGTACATCGAGAAAGTACGTAAGTCGAACATGCCGGTTATCGTGTTGTTGAATAAGATCGACCTGTCGAACCAGGAAGAAGTATTAAAGCTTTACGAGCACTGGTCGAACACTTTCCCGGGAGCAGATGTTTTCCCGATTTCAGCGTTGGAAAAATTCAATATCGAACCTATTTTCGATCGTATTTTGGATCACTTGCCCGAAGGGCCGGCTTTTTTCTCGAAAGAACAATTGACCGACCGCAACGAGCGTTTCTTTATGCAGGAAATTATTCGCGAGAAGATTCTTTTGCACTACCAAAAAGAAATTCCATACTCGGTTGAAGTTGAGGTTGAAGAGTTTAAAGAAGAAGAGAAAATTATCAATATCCGTACGGTAATTTATGTTTCGCGCGATAGCCAGAAGGGAATTATCATTGGTCATCAGGGCAAAATGATAAAACGTGTGGGCACAGAGGCGCGCGCTGATGCAGAAGAGTTTTTTGATAAGAAAATTTTTCTGGAATTGTATGTGAAAGTGGCCAAAGACTGGCGCGAGAAAGACGGTCAGTTAAAGAAATTTGGATACGATAAATTTTAA